One Alphaproteobacteria bacterium DNA segment encodes these proteins:
- a CDS encoding NAD+ synthase, translating to MGKHFTITAAQLNPTVGDISGNIKKILDIYQKHKNQADLIVFSEMIVTAYPTDDLTLKPFFIDRVMKGVAKLAQQIDGTGAGIVISAPWRDQGKVFNTALLIHDGQIVAKRFKCHLPNYGVFDEVRLFSAGHLPFPVEFKGAKLGILTCEDMWFPDVASHLRKHEAEILISPNGSPFEMGKTHVRLDHARKRVSETGLALFYINQVGGQDELVFDGASFIMDHQGKVLTQFPSHQEYVVTTIWEQGVDRVFVCKSAEASHNLYAGSEAVYQTLVLGLRDYVNKNNFPGVLLGMSGGIDSALSAAIAVDALGPDRVQCYMMPSPHTSQESVDDAAECAKLLGIKHGNMPIDHAMKTYAEMLKTSANQSLSGTTAENIQARTRGMLLMALSNATGYMVLSTGNKSEMSVGYATLYGDMCGGYNVLKDVYKMMVFELSKWRNENHPANAKGPAGRVIPERIITKPPSAELSPGQKDEDSLPPYAALDDILHCLVEEEMNIDAIVERGHAVETVNKVWKLLDHAEYKRRQACPGVKISRKAFGRDRRYPITNKFTDLIVENG from the coding sequence GTGGGAAAACATTTCACCATCACCGCGGCGCAGCTGAACCCCACGGTCGGGGATATCTCGGGCAATATCAAAAAAATCCTCGATATCTACCAGAAGCACAAAAATCAGGCCGACCTGATCGTGTTTTCGGAGATGATCGTCACCGCCTATCCGACTGATGACCTGACGCTGAAGCCGTTCTTCATCGACCGCGTGATGAAGGGCGTTGCGAAACTGGCGCAGCAGATCGACGGTACAGGCGCTGGCATCGTCATTTCCGCGCCGTGGCGCGATCAGGGCAAGGTGTTCAACACCGCCCTTCTGATCCATGACGGCCAGATCGTGGCGAAGCGCTTCAAATGCCACCTGCCCAATTACGGCGTGTTCGATGAAGTGCGTTTGTTCTCCGCCGGTCACCTGCCCTTCCCCGTAGAATTCAAGGGCGCGAAGCTGGGCATCCTGACCTGCGAAGACATGTGGTTCCCCGATGTGGCATCTCATCTGCGAAAACACGAAGCGGAGATTTTGATTTCACCGAACGGCAGCCCGTTCGAAATGGGCAAAACCCATGTGCGCCTCGACCATGCGCGCAAACGTGTGTCGGAAACCGGCCTTGCCCTGTTCTATATCAATCAGGTCGGCGGGCAGGATGAACTTGTGTTTGATGGCGCTTCGTTCATCATGGATCACCAAGGCAAAGTACTGACACAATTCCCAAGCCATCAGGAATATGTCGTCACGACTATTTGGGAACAGGGCGTCGATCGCGTTTTCGTCTGCAAATCGGCGGAAGCGTCGCATAATCTGTATGCAGGATCGGAAGCGGTTTACCAGACGCTCGTCCTCGGCTTGCGCGACTACGTGAACAAGAATAATTTCCCCGGCGTGCTGCTGGGCATGTCGGGCGGTATCGACAGCGCGTTGTCGGCGGCGATTGCCGTCGATGCGCTCGGCCCCGACCGCGTGCAATGCTACATGATGCCGTCGCCCCATACCTCGCAGGAAAGCGTCGATGACGCGGCGGAATGTGCAAAGCTGCTGGGCATCAAGCATGGCAATATGCCCATCGACCACGCGATGAAAACCTATGCCGAGATGCTGAAAACATCGGCGAACCAGAGCCTGAGCGGCACGACAGCCGAAAACATACAGGCACGCACGCGCGGCATGCTGCTGATGGCGCTGTCGAACGCGACGGGATACATGGTGCTGTCCACCGGCAACAAATCGGAAATGTCGGTCGGCTATGCCACGCTGTATGGCGATATGTGCGGCGGGTATAACGTGCTGAAAGACGTTTACAAGATGATGGTGTTCGAACTGTCGAAATGGCGGAACGAAAACCATCCGGCAAACGCCAAAGGCCCCGCCGGCCGCGTGATACCGGAGCGCATCATCACCAAACCGCCATCGGCGGAACTCAGCCCCGGGCAAAAAGATGAAGACAGCCTGCCGCCCTATGCGGCGCTCGACGACATCCTGCATTGCCTGGTCGAGGAAGAAATGAATATCGACGCGATCGTGGAACGCGGCCATGCGGTGGAAACCGTAAATAAGGTCTGGAAACTGCTCGACCACGCCGAATACAAGCGCAGACAGGCCTGCCCGGGCGTCAAGATCAGCCGCAAGGCATTCGGCCGCGACAGGCGCTATCCGATCACCAACAAATTCACCGACCTGATTGTCGAGAATGGCTAA
- a CDS encoding DMT family transporter: MARQHIPAAGISLTLAAYFILSLFSALNKYVQELGYGAPQVMFFDGLVGMICMFFVAAQQKDLKGLRPRKFMQLVLMILNVAAAFMIFPAYPHLPLVTAYLIAFTGPLMITLLSAVFLKEKIGFPQAAAVLAGFGAVTYAMVAEQPNGLAAAFDPSQMPYILRMIAGTFLFATTQVIVRRLSDTESTWSFPFLFYIGMFALSGLFFHDSIVLPAAPREWALLMGLGVLDAASLAMIYLGLKYAKASTVVPFQYSGMIWVMLLDLVLWDKIPGSPQVTGAVVLVLAGIYLATHERKLHKAAVK, translated from the coding sequence ATGGCGCGCCAGCATATTCCCGCCGCGGGCATTTCGCTGACGCTTGCCGCCTATTTTATTCTTTCGCTGTTTTCCGCGCTGAATAAATATGTGCAGGAACTGGGATATGGCGCGCCGCAAGTCATGTTCTTCGACGGTTTGGTGGGCATGATCTGCATGTTCTTTGTCGCCGCGCAGCAGAAAGACTTAAAGGGCCTGCGCCCTCGCAAATTCATGCAGCTGGTGCTGATGATCCTGAATGTGGCGGCGGCCTTCATGATTTTTCCGGCCTATCCGCATCTGCCGCTGGTGACGGCGTACCTGATCGCCTTTACAGGACCGCTGATGATTACACTGTTGTCGGCCGTATTCCTGAAAGAAAAAATAGGGTTTCCGCAGGCGGCTGCCGTGCTGGCCGGTTTCGGCGCGGTCACCTATGCCATGGTTGCGGAGCAGCCGAATGGCCTTGCGGCCGCCTTTGACCCGTCGCAAATGCCTTACATCCTGCGGATGATTGCGGGCACATTCCTGTTCGCGACAACGCAGGTGATCGTGCGGAGGCTCTCTGATACTGAAAGCACATGGTCGTTTCCGTTTTTATTTTATATCGGCATGTTCGCGCTATCCGGCCTGTTTTTTCATGACAGCATCGTGTTACCTGCGGCGCCACGCGAATGGGCGCTGCTGATGGGGCTGGGCGTTCTGGATGCGGCATCGCTTGCCATGATTTATCTGGGGTTGAAATACGCCAAGGCATCGACCGTCGTGCCGTTCCAGTATTCGGGCATGATCTGGGTCATGCTGTTGGATCTTGTGCTGTGGGATAAAATCCCCGGATCGCCGCAGGTGACTGGGGCGGTGGTGCTGGTGCTCGCTGGAATCTATCTTGCCACCCATGAGCGTAAGTTGCACAAGGCTGCTGTTAAATAA
- a CDS encoding GNAT family N-acetyltransferase, with protein sequence MSSKLSLAFRKAASRDVDALVKVYADSFADKNEATDLDGYIRWSVADRDYRVIIAETADSKIAGFVMTEFNSSTMRNAVNVAQLAVSPEFQGQGVGRALLEQVEETALKNEFDTVTLQVRKGNTRARGLYDSMGFREMGEEKKYYRDGESAIEMKKYLNPAVVPKAFSIPRYFRRMIGIYA encoded by the coding sequence ATGTCGTCAAAGCTGTCACTCGCCTTCCGCAAAGCCGCATCGCGCGACGTTGACGCGCTGGTGAAGGTCTATGCGGATTCATTCGCCGACAAAAACGAAGCGACCGACCTGGACGGCTATATCCGCTGGAGCGTCGCCGACCGCGACTACCGCGTCATCATCGCCGAAACCGCAGACAGCAAAATCGCGGGCTTCGTGATGACGGAATTCAATTCATCGACGATGCGTAACGCTGTAAACGTGGCGCAGCTGGCGGTGTCGCCGGAATTCCAGGGGCAAGGTGTCGGCCGTGCGCTGCTGGAACAGGTCGAGGAAACCGCGCTGAAAAACGAATTCGACACCGTCACCCTGCAGGTGCGCAAAGGAAACACCAGAGCACGCGGCCTGTACGACAGCATGGGCTTCCGTGAAATGGGCGAAGAAAAGAAATATTACCGCGACGGCGAAAGCGCGATCGAGATGAAGAAATACCTGAACCCTGCGGTAGTGCCCAAGGCCTTCAGCATCCCCCGCTATTTCCGCCGCATGATCGGCATTTACGCTTAG
- a CDS encoding RNA methyltransferase, with translation MAGTNTAKENTKAIPLAPAVILVRPQLGQNIGMCARAMLNCAVTELRIVKPRDGWPNHDATAAASGAIELLEKAKIYETTAEAVADLEFVVATTARERGIVKDIYTAEAAAKEIRARNVNNQKCGIMFGPERTGLESDDVALASAIVNIPLNPGFSSLNLAQAVLLTCYAWLNADNPFREEQVVPDLGDTAPATKGDVENLMKHLEDDLDTGGFFRSPEQRPTILRNIGNFFHRSGMTQQDVRTMHGIFSCLTGKRMRK, from the coding sequence ATGGCCGGCACCAACACCGCAAAAGAAAATACCAAAGCCATCCCCCTCGCACCCGCCGTGATCCTCGTGCGGCCGCAGCTGGGGCAGAATATCGGCATGTGCGCTCGGGCGATGCTGAATTGTGCGGTGACGGAATTGCGGATCGTGAAGCCGCGCGACGGCTGGCCGAACCATGACGCGACGGCGGCGGCATCGGGCGCGATCGAGCTGCTGGAAAAAGCGAAAATTTACGAGACGACGGCGGAGGCCGTAGCCGACCTTGAATTCGTGGTGGCAACAACGGCTCGCGAACGTGGCATCGTGAAGGATATTTACACGGCGGAGGCGGCGGCGAAGGAAATCCGCGCACGTAACGTGAACAACCAGAAATGCGGCATCATGTTCGGCCCGGAACGCACCGGGCTGGAATCCGACGATGTGGCGCTGGCATCCGCCATCGTTAACATCCCGCTCAACCCCGGCTTTTCATCGCTTAACTTGGCGCAGGCTGTGCTGCTGACCTGTTACGCTTGGCTGAACGCCGATAACCCGTTCCGCGAAGAACAGGTCGTGCCCGACCTTGGCGATACCGCGCCCGCGACCAAGGGCGATGTCGAAAATTTGATGAAGCATCTGGAAGACGATCTGGACACCGGCGGTTTCTTCCGCAGCCCCGAACAGCGCCCCACCATCTTGCGGAACATCGGCAATTTTTTTCACCGCTCCGGCATGACGCAGCAGGATGTGCGCACGATGCACGGCATTTTTTCCTGCCTGACGGGAAAGCGGATGAGAAAGTAA
- a CDS encoding alpha/beta hydrolase produces MVRILIIFSILFSAAVFVPQADAEGGRLREMLMKRREAKGADEQKGGLTEKLLEGLGGGTCADRKAQVDKLMSRGGKGVNAKSTPGDIVDVAYGDAPLQKLDVFYPKRKIEKLAPIIIMVHGGGWCVGDKTARGMTGNKMQHYTAKGFLYVSVNYPMVSEGSMALQQGKDVARAVAYVQKHAEEWGGDASRVILMGHSAGAHLVSLVNADAKMRQEAGVTKLIGTISLDSGTTNVVTQMNHPIEFMKERYAEAFGDEESYWIASSPFHQLDKTASPWLSICSDGRTGDPCGQSDEYAEKSNALGIPAQVIPVKKGHGAINNDLGKEGEYTDNVDKFIATLDPVVARYINE; encoded by the coding sequence ATGGTTCGCATTCTTATTATCTTCTCCATCCTTTTTTCCGCTGCGGTTTTCGTGCCGCAGGCAGATGCCGAGGGCGGGCGCTTGCGTGAAATGCTCATGAAGCGCCGCGAGGCAAAGGGCGCGGACGAACAGAAGGGGGGTCTGACCGAGAAGCTGCTGGAGGGGCTGGGCGGCGGCACCTGCGCCGACCGCAAGGCGCAGGTCGATAAGCTGATGAGCCGCGGCGGCAAAGGTGTCAACGCCAAAAGCACGCCCGGTGATATCGTGGATGTTGCCTATGGCGATGCGCCGCTGCAAAAACTCGATGTGTTTTATCCGAAACGCAAGATCGAAAAACTGGCGCCGATCATCATCATGGTGCATGGCGGCGGCTGGTGCGTGGGCGACAAAACCGCGCGCGGCATGACCGGCAATAAAATGCAGCATTACACCGCCAAGGGATTTTTATACGTCAGCGTCAATTACCCGATGGTGTCGGAGGGCAGTATGGCGCTGCAGCAGGGCAAGGATGTGGCGCGCGCCGTCGCCTATGTGCAAAAACATGCCGAAGAATGGGGCGGCGATGCGTCGCGCGTGATCCTGATGGGACATTCGGCGGGCGCACATCTGGTGTCGCTGGTCAATGCCGATGCAAAAATGCGGCAGGAAGCGGGCGTGACAAAACTGATCGGCACCATCTCGCTCGACAGCGGCACGACCAATGTGGTGACGCAGATGAACCACCCGATCGAATTCATGAAGGAGCGCTATGCGGAGGCGTTTGGCGACGAGGAGTCGTACTGGATCGCATCATCCCCGTTCCATCAGCTGGATAAAACAGCATCGCCGTGGCTCAGCATCTGTTCGGACGGCCGCACCGGCGACCCCTGCGGCCAGTCGGATGAATATGCGGAAAAAAGCAACGCGCTTGGCATCCCGGCGCAGGTTATCCCCGTGAAAAAAGGCCACGGCGCGATCAACAACGATCTTGGTAAAGAAGGCGAATACACCGATAACGTCGATAAATTCATCGCCACACTTGACCCTGTTGTGGCGCGGTATATAAACGAATAA
- a CDS encoding glutamate--tRNA ligase — translation MTVAVRFAPSPTGKLHVGSARTALIVWLWARKNKGTFMLRIDDTDLVRSTEENVEDIMSGMKWLGLNWDSFARQRDRGEDYARTIQKLKDNGRLYPCYETEEELELKRKVQLNMKQPPIYDRAALKLTDEQKAKFEADGIKPHWRFKLNHTPIIWEDLVRGHVEFDGKDMSDPVLVRADGRPLYHICSVIDDIDFGVTHIVRGEDHVTNTATHVQMFEALGAKPPQFAHVTLLGDMEGGKLSKRKGGFGIKSLQHEVGIEPMALISLVSRIGTSDPIEPLFTMQEVIDSFDFAKFSRNLPKFDEDELYRLNAKILHQTPFSAVKERLAAQGLGEIDEAFWNAVRPNLEVLGDIKDWWHVAKGNVTPVIQDADFAKTAAELLPPAPWDNTTWQKWVEEIKQKTNRRGKELFMPLRCAITGQEHGPDLKDLLPLIGRERVLERLKAA, via the coding sequence ATGACCGTCGCCGTAAGATTTGCCCCCAGCCCCACCGGAAAGCTGCATGTCGGCTCTGCGCGAACCGCGCTGATCGTCTGGCTGTGGGCGCGCAAGAACAAGGGCACGTTCATGCTGCGCATCGACGATACCGACCTTGTGCGCTCGACCGAGGAAAACGTCGAAGACATCATGTCCGGCATGAAATGGCTGGGCCTCAACTGGGACAGCTTCGCCCGCCAGCGCGACCGCGGCGAAGATTACGCACGCACGATCCAGAAACTGAAAGACAACGGCCGCCTCTACCCTTGCTATGAAACGGAAGAAGAGCTGGAGCTGAAGCGCAAGGTCCAGCTGAACATGAAACAGCCGCCGATCTATGACCGCGCCGCGCTGAAACTGACGGACGAGCAAAAAGCGAAATTCGAAGCCGACGGCATCAAGCCGCATTGGCGTTTCAAGCTGAACCACACCCCGATCATCTGGGAAGACCTCGTGCGCGGGCATGTGGAATTCGACGGCAAGGATATGTCCGACCCCGTGCTGGTGCGCGCCGACGGCCGCCCGCTCTATCACATCTGCTCCGTCATCGACGATATCGATTTCGGCGTGACGCACATTGTGCGCGGCGAAGACCATGTGACCAACACCGCAACGCATGTGCAGATGTTCGAAGCACTGGGCGCCAAGCCGCCGCAATTCGCGCACGTCACCCTGCTGGGCGACATGGAGGGCGGCAAGCTGTCGAAACGCAAGGGCGGCTTCGGCATCAAATCGCTCCAGCATGAAGTCGGCATCGAGCCGATGGCGCTGATCTCCCTCGTCTCCCGCATCGGCACGTCGGACCCCATCGAGCCGCTGTTTACGATGCAGGAAGTGATCGACAGCTTCGACTTCGCCAAATTCTCGCGCAACCTGCCGAAGTTTGATGAAGACGAACTGTACCGCCTGAATGCCAAGATTTTGCACCAGACGCCGTTCAGCGCTGTGAAGGAACGCCTTGCAGCGCAAGGCTTGGGTGAAATTGACGAAGCCTTCTGGAACGCCGTACGACCGAACCTCGAGGTTCTCGGCGACATCAAGGATTGGTGGCATGTGGCCAAGGGCAATGTCACGCCCGTCATTCAGGACGCGGACTTTGCCAAGACCGCAGCCGAACTCCTCCCCCCTGCGCCGTGGGATAACACGACATGGCAAAAATGGGTCGAGGAAATCAAGCAAAAGACCAACCGCCGCGGCAAGGAACTGTTCATGCCGCTCCGCTGCGCCATCACAGGCCAGGAACACGGCCCCGACCTGAAAGACCTGCTGCCCCTGATCGGGCGCGAGCGGGTTTTGGAGAGGCTGAAGGCGGCTTGA
- the rpsD gene encoding 30S ribosomal protein S4, translating into MAKRPQAKHKIDRRLGVNLWGRAKSPYNKREYGPGQHGQNRKKPTDYAIQLLAKQKLRGYYANIGEGQFYRLYEEARRRKGDSGHNLVELLERRIDTVMYRMKFVPTMFAARQFVNHGHVKVNGKRVTIPSLQLKDGDVIEVKEKSLQLALVVLAVDAPDREVPGYLEVNHKEGTGKFVRGPKFEEVPYPVRMEPNLIIEFYSR; encoded by the coding sequence ATGGCTAAACGTCCGCAGGCTAAACACAAAATCGACCGCCGCCTTGGTGTAAACCTCTGGGGCCGCGCAAAATCCCCCTACAACAAACGCGAATACGGCCCCGGCCAGCACGGCCAGAACCGCAAGAAGCCGACCGACTACGCGATCCAGCTGCTCGCAAAACAAAAACTTCGCGGCTACTACGCGAACATCGGCGAAGGCCAGTTCTATCGCCTGTACGAAGAAGCGCGCCGCCGCAAGGGTGACTCGGGTCACAACCTGGTCGAACTGCTGGAACGCCGCATCGACACCGTTATGTACCGCATGAAATTCGTCCCCACCATGTTCGCCGCACGCCAGTTCGTGAACCACGGCCACGTGAAAGTGAACGGCAAACGCGTCACCATCCCCTCGCTGCAGCTGAAAGACGGCGACGTGATCGAAGTGAAGGAAAAATCCCTGCAGCTCGCGCTCGTCGTGCTGGCAGTCGATGCTCCCGACCGCGAAGTGCCGGGCTACCTCGAAGTGAACCACAAAGAAGGCACCGGCAAATTCGTCCGCGGCCCGAAATTCGAAGAAGTCCCGTACCCTGTCCGTATGGAACCGAACCTGATCATCGAATTCTACTCCCGCTAA
- a CDS encoding DUF962 domain-containing protein — translation MRPLLRQTDEGIAERLSGRAGTRRAARKQRPAFQPQPEGKPVTDRIKSFKEFWPYYLNEHAKPLTRAIHIAGTGASIALLGAAVVTGQWWLPVAAVAAGYGLAWTAHAFVERNKPATFTYPLWSLKSDFKMFGHFIAGTLKSEVEQHVTKTSEAKPAPQSFGKSVIERVKGLKQRFTRATQPKGQRICAKPPQPPAPAP, via the coding sequence ATGCGACCGTTACTTCGCCAAACTGATGAAGGAATTGCCGAGCGTTTATCAGGTAGAGCAGGAACGCGTCGCGCTGCCCGCAAACAAAGGCCCGCGTTTCAACCGCAACCCGAAGGCAAACCCGTGACCGACCGCATCAAATCGTTCAAGGAATTCTGGCCGTATTACCTGAACGAACATGCGAAGCCATTGACGCGCGCCATACACATTGCTGGCACGGGCGCAAGCATTGCCCTGCTGGGCGCGGCGGTCGTGACCGGCCAATGGTGGCTGCCCGTCGCCGCTGTCGCCGCCGGTTACGGTTTGGCATGGACGGCGCATGCCTTTGTGGAGCGCAACAAGCCCGCGACATTCACTTATCCGCTCTGGTCGCTGAAAAGCGATTTCAAAATGTTCGGGCATTTCATCGCCGGCACGCTGAAATCCGAAGTCGAGCAGCATGTGACGAAAACGTCCGAAGCCAAACCTGCGCCGCAATCCTTCGGCAAATCGGTGATCGAACGCGTCAAAGGGTTGAAACAGCGTTTCACCCGCGCGACGCAACCCAAAGGCCAGCGCATCTGCGCAAAACCGCCGCAACCGCCGGCACCGGCGCCTTGA